One region of Flavobacterium pisciphilum genomic DNA includes:
- a CDS encoding RHS repeat domain-containing protein, whose product MKKYIYYIILFPIFIFANSDINNTSNYISHNLDAFGNYPNYSITISSTELFTGSGGGGGKISVDNNVLTVYFSGGWTQQPLKTGVIKVLTISPSLPDIELGPVTTSATNYPNAYNAKIENNSLIIYSTADVLSSISTNITTSPSNYAAGVDYTASLPNIFNCTDEEGNSNGTITIKKGTVTLNMNGTWPSKCNIKTGQILYLDTGVPLRNTELGIIKQGSTDTNYRARIVSNFLIFYNIEASPPLTTTASLNVIKDLNEGSELLIPNDYSNNWIHAVSYDIKGQVIGQSRSYFDDLGKSDVTLSKNYVTNQIWGTETTYDDFARPDRTSFIAPSPLDSFEKTNFLKNSTQIESYPSSLSLGAITSSKDYKATQSITANGTISPGLTVSLTSPSIVLSNGFILTATSGSNFKATAAILSDASTHPSLANYYSDNNTEELYQATATHPFAQNNYDQLNPGNVINVTGGNKINDEWKTGYSFTVPAAQEMYYIFGTDYFNNDRDPESYTTVAKYPEYDNKGLSAYFIKIIPSENQVLPIESIPGGNLNIMLQVGGRPYTIKANSPLERGKLYKMLVGGKSEIVQILNEINYRKAIENNSPGIDNPIKIISGSWDTYTEVNHLNQISDVLNNTDNIIVGLKCLKTINIDPNGIENVSFIDTDGKSLASARSGGAIQYKVASLIGDQGFIDVHLPKGCEGTLSYFGGAALYKVYDLKIGRALSDSEKNNLQAGIYRIELISKTPQLSLAYINKTDGSINNVSPDAKGVTYNVNYYDYAINVHNKTGQVIKSIQPNGYVANTTIVASPSYLSSTNFATTYTYNSLGQLIQVTSSDEGTSKFVYRNDGQIRYSQSALQNDSKISYTDYDSYGRPIESGVIANNWTTAIINPDAALISGTRTEQTFTVYDDAENNRTSVSIPNNLTLSNVLSSAGIANTNYIQNNLSGNVAITYTKPEGTISAISWYSYDIYGRAEWVVQYNEGIGAKTIHYEYDYKGNTKKVIFQKDKSSDFFIHQYSYNENSVLTKVETSIDNINFITHADYSYYKTGELKRVNIAQGTQGLDYVYTLGGQLKSINHPSLEASKDPGGDNNDVFGITLDYYNGDYLRTGRNITSSPTAGADYNGNIKATRWTNKGVPGDFSGNTANQKGYLYNYDRNNWLTTATFGNTNSNTAAIAATNSLVEGGLTYDPNGNIKTLQRTDETGSLIDNLTYNYAGKNQLNSVNDAATTTDITDIKNQNPDNYQYDAIGQLIHNAEENLYYYYNTQGLITEVRKGINPVIKIFYNERGQRVKKESYNTSTFSLQNTTYYILDLSGNAIAIYSLSNGGNIIQTDLPIFGLSRLGVYNKTNATNSYEITDHLGNVRAVIQKTSGNTTIQSYADYYPFGEQLPGRNSLSNYRYAFQGQELDKETGMEAFQLRLWDGRLGRWLNPDPKGIGYSPYIGMANNPINTIDPDGGCPCSQCPENCKGSGVNPITDADNMYPNTSGMQHLEGMTITYGSSKSMQQTNPFTPFDDANNLLTIALNASGALIPLDKYTEALSNSKFIFNYNGVDKLWKMGYHGGGSGKIASSSIQTAKIETQVLGSVGKGIKFTGYSLSALGVLSTERQYQLGYIDNDRRAYDQSLNVINFYFPELALGTIPGNYLGQKYHTQIMNQVTNPNAYLNNTVGNILNFFGVPTSKE is encoded by the coding sequence ATGAAAAAATATATATACTATATAATTTTATTTCCAATATTTATTTTTGCTAATTCAGATATTAATAATACATCCAATTATATCAGTCATAATTTAGATGCATTTGGTAATTATCCAAATTATAGCATTACTATATCATCAACAGAATTATTTACGGGTAGCGGAGGAGGAGGAGGTAAAATTTCAGTTGATAACAATGTATTAACAGTTTATTTTAGTGGCGGTTGGACACAACAGCCATTAAAAACTGGAGTAATAAAAGTTCTTACAATTTCTCCTAGTCTACCAGATATTGAATTAGGCCCAGTAACAACAAGTGCCACTAATTATCCAAATGCATATAATGCAAAAATAGAAAATAACAGCCTAATAATATATTCAACCGCAGATGTTTTAAGCAGTATAAGTACAAACATAACCACTAGCCCTTCCAACTATGCAGCTGGTGTAGACTATACTGCTTCACTTCCAAATATTTTTAACTGCACAGATGAAGAAGGAAATAGTAATGGAACTATAACAATAAAAAAAGGTACTGTCACCCTAAACATGAACGGTACATGGCCTAGCAAATGTAATATTAAAACTGGACAAATTCTATATTTAGATACTGGAGTTCCATTACGGAATACGGAATTAGGAATAATTAAACAAGGGTCGACTGATACTAATTATAGAGCTAGAATAGTTTCCAATTTTTTAATATTTTACAATATAGAAGCATCTCCTCCTCTTACAACTACTGCTTCTTTAAATGTTATAAAAGACTTAAACGAAGGTTCTGAGCTTTTGATTCCAAATGACTATTCTAATAATTGGATTCATGCTGTCTCGTATGATATAAAAGGACAGGTCATTGGTCAATCCAGATCATACTTTGATGACCTTGGCAAATCAGATGTGACTCTGTCTAAGAATTATGTAACCAATCAAATTTGGGGTACAGAAACTACCTATGATGATTTTGCTAGACCAGATAGAACTTCATTTATCGCTCCTTCTCCACTCGATTCTTTTGAGAAAACAAATTTCTTAAAAAACAGTACGCAAATCGAATCCTATCCTTCGAGCCTATCATTGGGGGCAATAACATCTAGTAAAGATTATAAAGCTACACAATCTATTACAGCAAATGGAACTATTAGCCCTGGATTAACAGTAAGCTTAACATCACCAAGTATAGTATTAAGTAATGGTTTTATATTAACAGCAACTTCAGGGAGCAATTTTAAAGCAACAGCAGCCATCTTATCCGATGCTTCAACACATCCAAGTTTAGCCAATTACTACAGTGACAATAATACTGAGGAACTATATCAGGCAACAGCAACACACCCCTTTGCTCAGAATAACTATGACCAACTTAATCCTGGAAATGTAATAAATGTGACTGGTGGTAATAAAATAAATGATGAATGGAAAACAGGTTATTCATTTACTGTACCAGCAGCTCAGGAAATGTATTATATTTTTGGTACTGATTATTTTAATAATGATAGAGATCCTGAAAGCTATACTACAGTGGCAAAATATCCTGAATATGACAATAAAGGACTATCTGCTTATTTTATAAAAATTATTCCTTCAGAAAACCAAGTTTTACCTATAGAATCAATACCAGGTGGCAACCTAAACATAATGCTTCAGGTGGGTGGTAGACCATATACAATTAAAGCTAATTCACCACTCGAAAGAGGTAAATTGTATAAAATGTTAGTAGGTGGAAAAAGTGAAATTGTTCAAATACTTAATGAGATTAACTATAGGAAAGCCATTGAAAATAACAGTCCTGGTATAGATAACCCTATAAAAATAATATCAGGAAGCTGGGACACATATACTGAGGTTAACCATTTAAATCAGATTAGTGATGTTTTAAATAATACCGACAACATTATTGTAGGACTGAAATGTTTAAAAACAATCAATATTGACCCTAATGGAATTGAAAACGTTTCATTTATAGATACTGATGGAAAATCATTGGCTTCTGCACGTTCTGGAGGAGCAATCCAATACAAAGTTGCTTCTTTAATTGGAGATCAAGGTTTCATAGATGTACATTTACCAAAAGGATGTGAAGGAACACTATCATATTTTGGAGGTGCAGCATTATACAAAGTTTACGATTTAAAAATTGGAAGAGCATTATCCGATTCCGAAAAAAATAATCTTCAGGCGGGAATATACAGAATAGAATTAATTTCTAAAACACCTCAGTTATCATTAGCGTATATCAATAAAACTGATGGCTCAATTAATAATGTTTCACCAGATGCAAAAGGTGTAACTTATAATGTAAATTATTATGACTATGCTATTAATGTACATAACAAAACTGGTCAAGTAATAAAATCTATACAACCTAATGGATACGTAGCAAATACAACAATAGTAGCATCTCCTTCTTATTTAAGTTCAACTAATTTTGCGACCACATATACCTATAACTCATTAGGCCAATTAATACAAGTTACAAGTTCCGACGAAGGAACTAGTAAATTTGTCTATAGAAACGATGGACAAATACGTTATTCACAAAGTGCCCTTCAAAACGATTCCAAAATATCATATACTGATTATGATAGCTATGGAAGACCAATAGAAAGTGGTGTAATCGCTAATAATTGGACAACTGCTATAATTAATCCTGACGCAGCACTAATTTCAGGTACACGAACAGAGCAAACATTCACTGTATATGATGATGCCGAAAATAATCGTACATCAGTTAGCATCCCTAACAATTTAACCTTAAGTAACGTACTAAGCTCAGCAGGTATTGCTAACACTAATTACATACAAAACAATCTTTCAGGAAATGTTGCTATTACTTATACTAAACCAGAAGGCACAATTTCTGCTATTAGTTGGTATAGTTATGATATTTACGGAAGAGCTGAATGGGTTGTACAATATAATGAAGGTATTGGTGCAAAAACAATACATTACGAATATGATTATAAGGGCAATACAAAAAAAGTAATATTTCAAAAAGACAAATCTTCAGATTTTTTTATACACCAATATAGTTATAATGAAAATAGTGTTTTAACAAAAGTTGAGACTTCAATAGATAATATTAATTTTATAACACATGCTGATTATTCTTATTATAAAACAGGTGAACTTAAAAGAGTAAACATAGCTCAAGGAACTCAAGGTTTAGATTATGTTTACACACTTGGAGGACAACTAAAAAGTATTAATCACCCAAGTCTAGAAGCTAGTAAAGATCCTGGAGGAGATAACAATGATGTCTTTGGTATAACACTTGATTATTATAACGGTGATTATTTGCGTACAGGCAGAAATATAACTTCTTCTCCAACTGCGGGTGCTGATTATAATGGAAATATCAAAGCTACTCGTTGGACTAATAAAGGAGTCCCTGGAGATTTTTCAGGAAATACTGCCAACCAAAAAGGATATTTGTACAATTATGATCGTAACAACTGGTTAACAACAGCTACTTTTGGTAATACAAATTCAAATACTGCAGCAATTGCTGCTACAAATAGTTTAGTTGAAGGAGGATTAACTTATGATCCAAATGGAAATATAAAAACATTACAGCGTACCGATGAGACTGGCTCTTTAATTGACAATTTAACTTATAATTATGCAGGTAAAAATCAATTAAACAGTGTAAATGATGCTGCAACAACAACTGATATAACTGACATTAAAAATCAAAATCCAGATAATTATCAATATGATGCCATAGGTCAATTGATACATAATGCTGAAGAAAACCTATACTATTATTATAATACACAAGGATTAATTACTGAAGTCCGCAAAGGTATAAACCCTGTAATTAAAATATTTTACAATGAGCGTGGACAACGTGTTAAAAAAGAAAGTTATAATACTAGCACATTTTCATTACAAAACACTACTTATTATATCTTAGATTTATCTGGTAATGCTATAGCGATATACAGTTTATCAAATGGAGGTAATATAATTCAAACTGATTTACCTATCTTTGGCTTAAGTAGATTGGGAGTTTATAATAAAACAAATGCTACCAATAGTTATGAGATTACTGATCATTTAGGAAATGTTAGGGCCGTGATTCAAAAAACTAGTGGTAATACTACAATACAATCGTACGCTGATTATTACCCTTTTGGGGAGCAACTACCAGGTAGGAATTCGTTAAGTAATTACAGGTATGCTTTTCAAGGACAAGAGCTAGATAAGGAAACGGGAATGGAAGCTTTTCAGTTGCGTCTTTGGGATGGGAGATTGGGAAGATGGTTGAATCCTGATCCTAAAGGTATCGGTTATTCACCATATATTGGTATGGCAAACAATCCTATTAATACAATTGACCCTGACGGAGGATGCCCATGTAGTCAATGTCCCGAAAATTGTAAAGGTAGCGGTGTTAATCCCATAACAGATGCAGACAATATGTATCCAAATACAAGCGGAATGCAACATTTGGAAGGTATGACAATAACATATGGAAGTTCAAAAAGCATGCAACAAACAAATCCATTTACTCCCTTTGATGATGCAAATAATCTTTTAACAATTGCTTTGAACGCTTCAGGAGCATTAATACCTTTAGATAAATATACCGAAGCTTTAAGTAATAGTAAATTTATATTTAATTATAATGGAGTAGACAAATTATGGAAGATGGGTTATCATGGGGGAGGCAGTGGAAAAATAGCGAGTTCTTCAATTCAAACTGCAAAAATTGAGACTCAGGTTCTTGGCAGTGTAGGTAAAGGAATAAAATTTACAGGGTATAGTTTATCTGCCTTAGGAGTTTTGAGTACTGAAAGACAATATCAGCTTGGTTATATAGACAATGATAGAAGAGCTTATGACCAGTCACTAAATGTAATTAATTTTTATTTCCCAGAACTTGCTTTAGGTACCATACCAGGGAATTATCTAGGACAAAAATATCATACACAAATAATGAATCAGGTGACTAATCCAAACGCTTACTTAAACAATACAGTGGGAAATATTTTAAATTTCTTTGGAGTGCCTACTAGTAAAGAATAA
- a CDS encoding tail fiber protein — MKNIFLIILTIVTTNSIFSQTDIDQNGLKSTVISGLQADAAQARRFEIATVGYNSHHWQVGGIIIVELYEASYGTGYEKYIIENGFGQGVNSGSPVLKLLDSHGAYHSGKIVLGTPTDLTSSLGDYINKQLPILFDVRDYASYKIKITYLQDKVNELNSYNQIKINQNPIGNTIPDFAVSTELNNDLHTNGTLKVSGNGNHYIQNGNVGIGTTTPDSKLTVAGNIHAQEVKVTTTAGSVPDYVFTNDYKLRSLKDVEDFIKQNSHLPEIPSAKEIEKNGLMLAEMNMNLLKKIEELTLYSIDQNKKINTQEKEIESLKELVLRVTKIETQLASKVNNNEK; from the coding sequence ATGAAAAATATTTTTTTAATTATACTCACAATAGTAACAACAAATAGTATCTTTTCACAAACTGACATAGACCAAAATGGCTTAAAATCAACTGTAATTTCAGGATTACAAGCAGATGCTGCTCAAGCAAGAAGATTTGAAATAGCAACTGTAGGATATAATTCGCATCACTGGCAAGTAGGTGGAATTATTATAGTAGAACTATATGAAGCCTCTTATGGAACTGGATATGAAAAATATATTATTGAAAACGGCTTTGGACAAGGTGTCAATTCTGGTTCTCCTGTACTTAAATTATTAGACTCGCACGGAGCATATCATTCTGGGAAAATTGTTTTAGGCACACCAACAGACTTAACTTCCAGTCTCGGTGACTATATAAATAAACAATTACCAATATTATTTGATGTTAGAGATTATGCCAGTTATAAAATTAAAATTACCTATTTACAAGACAAGGTAAATGAATTGAATAGCTATAATCAAATAAAAATTAATCAAAACCCTATAGGGAATACCATTCCCGATTTTGCAGTAAGCACAGAATTAAATAATGACCTACATACAAATGGAACCTTAAAAGTTAGTGGGAACGGGAATCATTATATACAAAATGGTAATGTAGGTATAGGAACAACAACCCCTGATTCCAAACTTACTGTAGCTGGAAACATTCATGCTCAAGAAGTTAAAGTTACAACTACAGCAGGATCAGTTCCTGATTATGTTTTTACTAATGATTATAAACTAAGATCACTAAAGGATGTTGAAGACTTTATTAAACAAAATAGTCATTTACCAGAAATCCCATCAGCAAAAGAAATCGAAAAAAATGGGCTTATGCTTGCAGAAATGAACATGAACCTATTAAAGAAAATTGAAGAACTTACCCTCTACTCTATTGATCAAAATAAAAAAATAAATACTCAGGAAAAAGAAATTGAATCTTTAAAAGAATTAGTTTTGAGAGTTACTAAAATTGAAACCCAATTAGCTTCAAAAGTTAATAACAATGAAAAATAA
- a CDS encoding prepilin-type N-terminal cleavage/methylation domain-containing protein, which yields MTPNKIKSFTLAELLIVIIITAIVVGMAFSVLRLVQKQIHTIQTNFDKSSNLALFEQKLWQDFNELNTIQYNKEEKLLLMQSEMDTVIYSFNDTYSLRNKDTIKLKLVPNFLFLNGKETEYGDIDAIKIQANNELVDYEIFVSKKNDVTFFINQENGI from the coding sequence ATGACACCCAATAAAATAAAATCTTTTACACTCGCTGAGTTATTGATTGTCATAATTATTACAGCAATTGTTGTGGGGATGGCTTTTAGTGTACTGCGTTTGGTTCAAAAACAAATTCATACCATTCAAACTAATTTTGATAAATCAAGCAACCTAGCCTTATTTGAACAAAAATTGTGGCAGGATTTTAATGAACTAAATACTATTCAATATAACAAAGAAGAAAAATTGCTGTTAATGCAATCAGAAATGGATACTGTAATTTATTCTTTTAATGACACTTATAGTTTAAGAAACAAGGATACTATAAAATTAAAGTTAGTTCCTAATTTTCTTTTTTTAAATGGAAAAGAAACAGAATACGGAGATATAGATGCTATAAAAATTCAGGCCAACAATGAATTAGTAGATTATGAAATTTTTGTATCGAAAAAAAATGATGTAACCTTTTTTATAAATCAAGAAAATGGCATTTAA
- a CDS encoding type II secretion system F family protein — MAFKLENTPNKVTSTNRKENSIEDLLKKEITFFSSGFNNKKKQAFYQELAVLLKAGITFKEGLSLIVESLKKQADKDLIQKVLNDVINGKSFSEALLDSKAFTEYEYYSIQIGEETGTTAQVCQELGLFYERKNEQKRIIIAALTYPSIVLSTAVLVVVFMLSYVVPMFEGIFKQNNMELPALTQIIVKLSAFTKTFGVYGLLIIIALIFTGRILKDNAKYKKILHFSLIKIPIIGTFITKIYLAQFTQAVALLTTAKVPLLNSIQMVKKMIRFVPLQDALEKVENNILKGNSLSSSLKENTLFDNRIISLVKVAEETNQTEYVFKQLSEQYNQEVVQQSKIMTTVLEPFIILFVGVLVAVLLVAMYLPMFQLSSAIG, encoded by the coding sequence ATGGCATTTAAATTAGAAAACACTCCAAATAAAGTTACTTCTACAAATAGAAAAGAAAATAGTATCGAAGATTTACTAAAAAAAGAAATCACCTTTTTTAGTTCTGGATTTAATAACAAAAAAAAACAGGCTTTTTATCAGGAATTAGCTGTCTTACTAAAAGCAGGCATTACTTTTAAAGAAGGGTTATCCTTAATCGTTGAATCTTTAAAGAAGCAAGCTGATAAAGATTTAATTCAAAAAGTATTAAATGATGTCATTAATGGAAAATCCTTTTCAGAAGCATTGTTAGATTCAAAGGCGTTTACAGAATATGAGTATTATTCAATACAAATAGGAGAAGAAACTGGAACAACAGCTCAGGTTTGCCAAGAATTAGGGCTTTTTTATGAGCGGAAAAATGAACAAAAAAGGATTATCATAGCGGCACTTACCTACCCTTCGATAGTTTTATCAACAGCTGTGCTTGTTGTAGTATTCATGCTAAGTTATGTTGTACCAATGTTTGAAGGTATCTTTAAGCAAAACAACATGGAGCTTCCCGCTCTTACACAAATTATTGTGAAACTCTCCGCTTTTACTAAAACCTTTGGGGTATATGGGCTACTGATAATTATAGCACTTATTTTTACTGGACGTATATTAAAAGATAATGCAAAGTATAAAAAAATCCTTCATTTTTCTTTAATAAAAATCCCGATTATTGGCACTTTTATAACCAAAATTTATCTTGCACAATTTACACAAGCTGTAGCACTATTAACTACAGCAAAAGTTCCGTTGCTAAACAGTATACAAATGGTCAAAAAAATGATACGCTTTGTACCATTGCAAGATGCACTTGAAAAAGTAGAAAATAATATCCTAAAAGGAAATAGTTTAAGCTCAAGCTTAAAAGAAAACACATTATTTGATAACAGAATCATTTCGCTTGTAAAAGTTGCTGAAGAAACCAATCAAACTGAATACGTGTTCAAGCAACTAAGCGAACAATACAATCAAGAAGTAGTACAGCAATCTAAAATTATGACTACTGTTTTAGAGCCATTTATTATACTTTTTGTTGGGGTTCTTGTTGCTGTTTTATTAGTTGCTATGTATTTACCAATGTTCCAACTTAGTAGCGCTATAGGCTAA